The proteins below are encoded in one region of Rhizophagus irregularis chromosome 13, complete sequence:
- a CDS encoding GTP-binding protein yields the protein MTSNSPKPRTIAVLGSRAVGKSSLTIQFVENHFVDSYYPTIENTFNKVIRYRGQEIAAEIIDTAGQDEHSILNSAHAVGIHGYILVYSVTSRQSFEMVKIVRDKILNYTGTESVPMVLVGNKTDLHLQRQLSYEEGKELSQQWGCSWIEASAKHNENITKIFELMISEIEKSLNPNGEESGGCIIL from the exons ATGACTAGCAATTCTCCTAAACCAAGAACCATTGCAGTATTGGGTTCTCGAGCTGTCG GTAAGTCCTCGTTGACCATTCAATTTGTGGAAAACCATTTTGTCGACTCTTATTATCCCACTATCGAAAACACGTTTAATAAAGTCATACGGTATAGAGGGCAGGAAATTGCAGCAGAAATCATTGATACTGCAGGACAG GATGAACATTCAATTTTGAATTCCGCTCATGCGGTAGGAATTCATGGTTATATTCTGGTATATTCAGTTACATCTCGACAAAGTTTTGAAATGGTCAAAATTGTTCGAGATAAAATCCTGAATTACACAGGGACTGAATCAGTGCCAATGGTTTTAGTTGGAAACAAAACCGATTTACACTTGCAAAG GCAATTATCTTATGAAGAAGGAAAAGAATTGTCTCAACAATGGGGTTGTTCTTGGATTGAGGCGTCAGCGAagcataatgaaaatataa cTAAAATTTTTGAACTCATGATAAGTGAAATTGAAAAGTCACTAAACCCCAATGGAGAAGAAAGTGGTGGATGTATTATTCtctga